A window from Vespa velutina chromosome 13, iVesVel2.1, whole genome shotgun sequence encodes these proteins:
- the LOC124953738 gene encoding tRNA (adenine(58)-N(1))-methyltransferase non-catalytic subunit TRM6: protein MGENEDVIKAGNYVIVKKQKYTKVYKVSLNGILMLGKDEVDMQEIIGKPYWTTFEMVPSKNNKRSYTLKTIKEAESWNDLKNTVSSGLDNRCIINDGNSQKLSKEEILQLQESGKSGKEIVGTLIENSKSFSVKTEYSQEKYIKKKEQKYFRYLIVCKPTIVSLHEVYFRQDHTRVGGLRMDALSQLLSYSDVQSDGLYLLYDSGSQGLPGAAILHRIGANTTGLLINMHPGNIPQLAIIQAMNFPKEQIERHITVNIYSFLRLHYQGESSLLSDISLCRTVSTPTTSQSENNEISLNSNNDCEQEIKVEDNTEVSKVGQAIDIDKTETTSNGMLNMDTIEVDKNLILQNVNDTNESKLMSDVSEEEKVETRKTLKRKLDDPIETEPIKKPKWLIETQYALDLLKGSKARGLVIVAKEHPLNIVKSLLPFLGASRPFVIFHAYREPLQETYIALKQTQNVVNLRLFSNFLRSYQILPDRTHPDILTSDTGGYILTGYLVE from the coding sequence atgGGTGAAAACGAGGATGTAATTAAAGCTGGAAATTATGTGATagtgaaaaaacaaaagtacaCTAAAGTATATAAGGTGTCATTAAATGGAATATTAATGTTAGGAAAGGATGAAGTAGATATGCAAGAAATAATTGGTAAACCTTATTGGACAACTTTTGAAATGGTCccatcgaaaaataataaaagatcttaTACATTGAAGACTATAAAAGAGGCAGAATCTTGGAATGATTTAAAGAACACCGTATCGAGTGGTTTAGACAATCGTTGTATCATCAATGATGGTAATTCTCAAAAATtgtcgaaagaagaaattttgcAACTTCAAGAATCTGGAAAGTCTGGAAAGGAGATAGTTGGTACTCTTATAGAAAATAGTAAATCTTTCTCTGTAAAAACAGAATACtctcaagaaaaatatataaagaagaaagaacaaaaatactttcgttatttaatAGTATGTAAACCTACTATAGTATCATTACACGAAGTATACTTTAGACAAGATCATACACGTGTAGGAGGATTAAGAATGGATGCTCTTTCTCAATTGTTATCATATAGCGATGTTCAATCGGatggattatatttattatatgacaGTGGTTCACAAGGATTACCTGGAGCTGCCATATTGCATAGAATTGGTGCAAATACTACaggattattaataaatatgcatCCTGGAAATATACCTCAGTTAGCTATTATTCAAGCTATGAATTTTCCTAAGGAACAGATTGAAAGACACATAACAGTTAATATTTATAGCTTTTTAAGATTACATTATCAAGGGGAATCATCATTATTAAGTGATATATCTCTTTGTAGAACAGTATCTACTCCTACTACTTCTCAatctgaaaataatgaaatatcattaaatagtaataacgattgtgAACAAGAAATTAAAGTAGAAGATAACACAGAAGTATCAAAAGTTGGTCAAGCTATAGATATTGATAAGACTGAAACTACAAGCAATGGAATGCTCAATATGGATACAATTGAAGtggataaaaatttaattttgcaaaatGTTAATGATACAAATGAATCTAAACTTATGAGTGATGtaagtgaagaagaaaaagtagaaacaagaaaaacttTAAAACGCAAATTAGATGATCCCATTGAAACAGAACCTATTAAAAAACCAAAATGGTTAATAGAAACGCAATATGCATTGGATCTTTTGAAAGGTTCTAAAGCTCGAGGTTTAGTTATTGTGGCCAAAGAACATCCTTTAAACATCGTCAAATCTTTGTTGCCTTTTCTTGGTGCATCTAGaccatttgtaatttttcatgCTTATAGAGAACCATTACAGGAAACGTACATAGCTCTTAAACAAACACAAAATGTAGTGAATTTAAGACtgttttcaaatttcttaCGTTCATATCAGATATTACCAGATAGGACACATCCAGATATTTTAACGAGCGATACAGGTGGTTATATTTTAACAGGATATTTAGtcgaataa
- the LOC124953672 gene encoding long-chain fatty acid transport protein 4 isoform X1: MSVNNVENGNSVVLNMIDDKNRDVERGKIHTRVGESLNRLQATSMTTTASVSQVRSTNEVVVNLEEGKEEEKPVDVTTLSGSTQTVGNILGGCRNSLPPTRCQTIGRFLRQLMLVMLLITFIAVSLAFLTFYIGHMFLLQLFVVVIVAYFVAGGRLRWFYIAFRTLPRDVKGLLRYIKLLWLIRGHERKNKSVADIFRQHVARHPNKTCIIFEDQEWTFQQIEDFSNKVATTFKNHGYKKGDVVALLMENRPDFVGIWLGLSKIGIITSLININLRKSSLLHSIDIAKCQALIYSSDFVEVIADIASTLNANIALYKYGNETTPESTQHLKAKNLTNILSEVSTVSPIPQDKSCYHDNLLYIYTSGTTGLPKAAVITNSRFIFIASGINIIAKMRSSDILYTPLPLYHTAGGIMSIGQALLHGNTTVIRKKFSASAYFNDCVKYKCTIAQYIGEMCRYILAVPVKSEDKQHNLRMIFGNGLRPQIWHQFIARFNIPQVIEFYGATEGNANIVNIDNTVGAIGFISRIITSIYPISIIKVNAEGEPIRNAKGLCQVCGPNEPGVFIGKIISNNPTRAFLGYVDKKASDRKIVRDVFTKGDSAFISGDILVADELGYLYFKDRTGDTFRWKGENVSTSEVEAIISNFINYKDCIIYGVEVHGAEGRAGMAAICDETNTLNLKQLSSDIKDQLPFYARPQFLRILSKVDLTSTFKLKKRDLQEEGFDPKRIQDKLYYFDPKLGYQVLTKEIFDEIQGGKIKL; encoded by the exons atGTCCGTCAATAACGTTGAAAATGGGAATAGCGTTGTATTGAACatgatcgatgataaaaatcgC GACGTAGAGAGGGGCAAAATCCATACAAGAGTAGGGGAATCATTGAACCGATTACAGGCAACGTCGATGACGACAACGGCATCGGTGTCGCAAGTCCGGAGTACGAACGAAGTAGTAGTCAATCttgaagagggaaaagaagaagaaaaaccgGTAGATGTAACAACGTTATCTGGTAGTACGCAGACTGTAGGAAATATACTTGGTGGATGTAGAAACTCATTACCACCAACACGTTGTCAAACAATTGGCCGTTTTCTTCGTCAATTAATGCTAGTCATGCtgttaataacatttatcgCAGTTTCGTTGGCCTTCTTAACATTTTACATCGGCCACATGTTTCTTCTACAACTTTTTGTTGTTGTGATCGTTGCGTACTTTGTTGCTGGTGGTCGTCTAAGATGGTTTTATATTGCCTTTCGTACATTACCACGTGATGtcaa AGGTTTGCTAAGATACATTAAACTTCTTTGGTTGATTCGTGgccatgaaagaaaaaataaaagcgttGCCGATATATTTCGGCAACACGTTGCACGGCATCCTAATAAAACGTGCATCATATTCGAAGATCAAGAATGGACGTTCCAGCAA atTGAAGATTTCAGTAATAAAGTTGCAACGACGTTTAAAAATCatggatataaaaaaggagatgTGGTAGCATTATTAATGGAAAATCGACCAGATTTTGTTGGAATTTGGCTTGGTTTAAGTAAAATAGGCATAATAACGTCATTGATCAATATTAATCTTCGtaaatcatcattattacataGCATCGACATTGCTAAATGTCAAGCATTGATCTATAGTTCTGACTTTGtcgaag TCATCGCGGATATTGCTAGTACACTCAATGCAAATATAGCACTCTACAAATATGGAAATGAGACAACTCCAGAATCTACGCAACATTTAAAGGCAAAAAActtgacaaatattttatcagaGGTTTCTACAGTGTCACCAATACCACAGGACAAAAGTTGTTATcacgataatttattatatatttataccagTGGAACTACTGGTCTTCCAAAGGCTGCTGTAATAACTAATTCAAg atttatattcaTCGCTAGTGGAATTAATATCATAGCTAAAATGAGATCTtccgatatattatatacgccATTACCTTTGTATCATACAGCAGGTGGTATTATGTCAATAGGTCAAGCGTTATTACATGGAAATACGACtgtgattagaaaaaaattttctgcTAGTGCTTATTTCAACGATTGCGTTAAGTACAAATGCAcg atcgcACAATATATAGGAGAAATGTGTCGTTACATTTTAGCAGTACCAGTAAAATCTGAAGACAAACAACACAATCTTCGAATGATTTTTGGTAATGGACTTAGACCACAAATATGGCATCAATTTATAGCACGTTTTAATATACCTCAGGTCATTGAATTTTATGGTGCTACTGAGGGTAATGCGAATATCG taAACATCGATAATACTGTTGGAGCTATTGGATTCATATCACGAATTATTACATCGATATATccaatatctattattaaagtaaatgCTGAAGGTGAACCAATAAGAAATGCCAAAGGATTGTGTCAAGTTTGTGGTCCAA ACGAACCTGGTGTTTTCAttggaaaaattatatcgaataacCCGACACGAGCATTTTTGGGATACGTGGATAAAAAAGCATCGGACAGGAAAATCGTACGCGATGTTTTCACTAAAGGCGATTCTGCTTTTATATctg gtGATATTCTTGTAGCAGACGAATTGGGATATCTTTATTTCAAAGATAGAACCGGTGATACGTTTAGATGGAAAGGAGAAAATGTTTCAACGTCCGAAGTCGAAGCCATAAttagtaattttataaattataaagattgTATAATTTATGGTGTTGAg GTTCATGGTGCAGAAGGACGAGCTGGTATGGCAGCTATTTGTGACGAAACAAACACGTTGAATCTAAAACAATTATCATCCGATATTAAAGATCAATTACCGTTTTATGCTAGGCCTCAATTTCTTCGAATATTATCGAAAGTTGATCTCACaa gtaCATTTAAATTGAAGAAAAGGGATTTACAAGAAGAAGGCTTCGATCCTAAAAGAATACAAgacaaattatattactttgatCCCAAATTGGGATATCAGGtgttaacgaaagaaatattcgatgaaattcaaggaggaaaaattaaattataa
- the LOC124953672 gene encoding long-chain fatty acid transport protein 4 isoform X2: MTTTASVSQVRSTNEVVVNLEEGKEEEKPVDVTTLSGSTQTVGNILGGCRNSLPPTRCQTIGRFLRQLMLVMLLITFIAVSLAFLTFYIGHMFLLQLFVVVIVAYFVAGGRLRWFYIAFRTLPRDVKGLLRYIKLLWLIRGHERKNKSVADIFRQHVARHPNKTCIIFEDQEWTFQQIEDFSNKVATTFKNHGYKKGDVVALLMENRPDFVGIWLGLSKIGIITSLININLRKSSLLHSIDIAKCQALIYSSDFVEVIADIASTLNANIALYKYGNETTPESTQHLKAKNLTNILSEVSTVSPIPQDKSCYHDNLLYIYTSGTTGLPKAAVITNSRFIFIASGINIIAKMRSSDILYTPLPLYHTAGGIMSIGQALLHGNTTVIRKKFSASAYFNDCVKYKCTIAQYIGEMCRYILAVPVKSEDKQHNLRMIFGNGLRPQIWHQFIARFNIPQVIEFYGATEGNANIVNIDNTVGAIGFISRIITSIYPISIIKVNAEGEPIRNAKGLCQVCGPNEPGVFIGKIISNNPTRAFLGYVDKKASDRKIVRDVFTKGDSAFISGDILVADELGYLYFKDRTGDTFRWKGENVSTSEVEAIISNFINYKDCIIYGVEVHGAEGRAGMAAICDETNTLNLKQLSSDIKDQLPFYARPQFLRILSKVDLTSTFKLKKRDLQEEGFDPKRIQDKLYYFDPKLGYQVLTKEIFDEIQGGKIKL; this comes from the exons ATGACGACAACGGCATCGGTGTCGCAAGTCCGGAGTACGAACGAAGTAGTAGTCAATCttgaagagggaaaagaagaagaaaaaccgGTAGATGTAACAACGTTATCTGGTAGTACGCAGACTGTAGGAAATATACTTGGTGGATGTAGAAACTCATTACCACCAACACGTTGTCAAACAATTGGCCGTTTTCTTCGTCAATTAATGCTAGTCATGCtgttaataacatttatcgCAGTTTCGTTGGCCTTCTTAACATTTTACATCGGCCACATGTTTCTTCTACAACTTTTTGTTGTTGTGATCGTTGCGTACTTTGTTGCTGGTGGTCGTCTAAGATGGTTTTATATTGCCTTTCGTACATTACCACGTGATGtcaa AGGTTTGCTAAGATACATTAAACTTCTTTGGTTGATTCGTGgccatgaaagaaaaaataaaagcgttGCCGATATATTTCGGCAACACGTTGCACGGCATCCTAATAAAACGTGCATCATATTCGAAGATCAAGAATGGACGTTCCAGCAA atTGAAGATTTCAGTAATAAAGTTGCAACGACGTTTAAAAATCatggatataaaaaaggagatgTGGTAGCATTATTAATGGAAAATCGACCAGATTTTGTTGGAATTTGGCTTGGTTTAAGTAAAATAGGCATAATAACGTCATTGATCAATATTAATCTTCGtaaatcatcattattacataGCATCGACATTGCTAAATGTCAAGCATTGATCTATAGTTCTGACTTTGtcgaag TCATCGCGGATATTGCTAGTACACTCAATGCAAATATAGCACTCTACAAATATGGAAATGAGACAACTCCAGAATCTACGCAACATTTAAAGGCAAAAAActtgacaaatattttatcagaGGTTTCTACAGTGTCACCAATACCACAGGACAAAAGTTGTTATcacgataatttattatatatttataccagTGGAACTACTGGTCTTCCAAAGGCTGCTGTAATAACTAATTCAAg atttatattcaTCGCTAGTGGAATTAATATCATAGCTAAAATGAGATCTtccgatatattatatacgccATTACCTTTGTATCATACAGCAGGTGGTATTATGTCAATAGGTCAAGCGTTATTACATGGAAATACGACtgtgattagaaaaaaattttctgcTAGTGCTTATTTCAACGATTGCGTTAAGTACAAATGCAcg atcgcACAATATATAGGAGAAATGTGTCGTTACATTTTAGCAGTACCAGTAAAATCTGAAGACAAACAACACAATCTTCGAATGATTTTTGGTAATGGACTTAGACCACAAATATGGCATCAATTTATAGCACGTTTTAATATACCTCAGGTCATTGAATTTTATGGTGCTACTGAGGGTAATGCGAATATCG taAACATCGATAATACTGTTGGAGCTATTGGATTCATATCACGAATTATTACATCGATATATccaatatctattattaaagtaaatgCTGAAGGTGAACCAATAAGAAATGCCAAAGGATTGTGTCAAGTTTGTGGTCCAA ACGAACCTGGTGTTTTCAttggaaaaattatatcgaataacCCGACACGAGCATTTTTGGGATACGTGGATAAAAAAGCATCGGACAGGAAAATCGTACGCGATGTTTTCACTAAAGGCGATTCTGCTTTTATATctg gtGATATTCTTGTAGCAGACGAATTGGGATATCTTTATTTCAAAGATAGAACCGGTGATACGTTTAGATGGAAAGGAGAAAATGTTTCAACGTCCGAAGTCGAAGCCATAAttagtaattttataaattataaagattgTATAATTTATGGTGTTGAg GTTCATGGTGCAGAAGGACGAGCTGGTATGGCAGCTATTTGTGACGAAACAAACACGTTGAATCTAAAACAATTATCATCCGATATTAAAGATCAATTACCGTTTTATGCTAGGCCTCAATTTCTTCGAATATTATCGAAAGTTGATCTCACaa gtaCATTTAAATTGAAGAAAAGGGATTTACAAGAAGAAGGCTTCGATCCTAAAAGAATACAAgacaaattatattactttgatCCCAAATTGGGATATCAGGtgttaacgaaagaaatattcgatgaaattcaaggaggaaaaattaaattataa
- the LOC124953730 gene encoding long-chain fatty acid transport protein 4-like, with product MDIRLLLVFAIVGLMATGLTARIGFLGRIAQILLAATLIPLTCKFHRKFYVILKTLPRDIKFLYRYVNANRDLKSFVRNNTTVMKIFQERARLYPDKPCFIFEGCTWTNEDIDKYSNRIANIFKEAGYGKGDAVALLMLNRPEYIATWLGLGKIGVITALINTNLRQQCLSHCLTVAKVKSIIYTEEFSLAIEDISDSIEGIIKYKQGGNFEGYNGDIKNLDKLIADASIKQPDVDNEPGYKDDLLYIYTSGTTGLPKVAIVPNSRFLLVITATYHMLGLKKNSDILYNPIPLYHMSGGLVGTGCALTKGIPSVLRSKFSVSAYWTDCIKYKCTLAQYIGEMCRYLLKAPPRPEDKAHSIRLMVGNGMRPQIWQEFVDRFKIEQITEVYGSSEGNANIVNVDNQVGAVGFVPSILPKFLHPVALIRVNPDTCEPIRGKDGLCIRTEINEPGMLIGLIKQGNVEREFNGYLDKEASRKKVVENVFCKGDKAFLSGDILIQDEFGYFYFKDRTGDTFRWKGENVATAEVEGVISNVAGYRDTTVYGVQIPGVEGKAGMAAIVDPESLIDFKALAEGLDKALPSYARPIFLRIVKELEMTSTFKLKKIGLQNEGFDPNKIQDKVYFRSDKEYVEVTPELYQKIISGSTKL from the exons ATGGACATCAGGTTACTTCTTGTTTTTGCTATTGTCGGTTTAATGGCCACCGGCTTAACAGCAAGGATCGGATTTTTAGGAAGAATTGCTCAAATACTTTTGGCCGCCACCCTTATCCCATTAACTTGCAAGTTTCATCGAAAGTTCTACGTCATTTTGAAGACACTGCCAAGGGATATCAA aTTCCTCTATCGGTATGTGAATGCTAATCGAGATCTGAAAAGTTTCGTTAGAAATAATACAACGGttatgaaaattttccaaGAACGAGCACGTCTTTATCCAGATAAACCGTGTTTTATTTTCGAAGGATGTACTTGGACTAACGAagat ATTGACAAATATAGTAATCGAAtagcaaatattttcaaagaagcTGGATATGGTAAAGGTGATGCCGTAGCACTTTTGATGCTTAACAGACCGGAATATATCGCAACTTGGCTTGGATTGGGGAAGATAGGTGTGATAACAGCTTTGATTAATACCAATTTACGTCAACAATGTTTAAGCCATTGCCTGACCGTTGCGAAAGTTAAAAGCATAATTTATACCGAGGAATTTTCTTTAG CAATCGAAGATATTTCAGATTCTATTGAAGGAATAATCAAGTATAAACAAGGTGGCAATTTCGAAGGATATAACggggatattaaaaatttggaTAAACTAATAGCAGATGCCAGCATAAAACAACCAGATGTTGATAATGAACCTGGTTATAAAGATGatttgttgtatatatataccagtGGTACAACTGGTTTACCCAAAGTGGCTATTGTACCAAATTCAAG ATTCCTACTCGTCATAACGGCAACTTATCATATGCTCGGATTGAAGAAGAAtagtgatattttatataatcctaTTCCATTATATCATATGTCTGGTGGATTAGTAGGGACAGGTTGTGCACTTACCAAAGGTATTCCAAGTGTTTTAAGAAGTAAATTTTCTGTCAGTGCTTATTGGACTGATTGCATCAAGTATAAATGCACG ttggCACAATATATCGGCGAAATGtgtcgatatttattaaaagctCCACCACGTCCGGAAGATAAAGCCCATTCGATTAGACTAATGGTCGGAAATGGTATGAGACCACAAATTTGGCAAGAGTTCGTTGATCGTTTTAAAATCGAACAAATTACGGAAGTCTATGGATCGAGCGAAGGCAATGCTAATATTg TTAATGTCGACAATCAAGTTGGAGCAGTTGGTTTTGTTCCATCAATATTACCTAAATTTCTTCATCCAGTTGCTCTTATTCGTGTGAATCCTGACACGTGCGAACCAATTAGGGGTAAAGATGGATTATGCATACGAACTGAAATAA atGAACCAGGTATGCTAATAGGATTGATAAAACAAGGAAATGTAGAGAGAGAATTTAATGGATATTTGGATAAGGAAGCATCACGAAAGAAAGTAGTAGAGAATGTATTCTGTAAGGGTGATAAAGCATTTCTTTCAG GTGACATTCTAATACAGGATGAATTTGGATACTTTTACTTCAAGGATAGAACAGGTGACACTTTCAGGTGGAAAGGTGAAAATGTTGCTACTGCTGAGGTAGAAGGTGTTATCAGTAATGTTGCTGGGTATAGAGATACAACTGTTTACGGAGTACAG ataccTGGTGTAGAAGGAAAAGCAGGAATGGCAGCAATAGTAGACCCTGAAAGTTTAATAGACTTTAAAGCACTTGCTGAGGGTTTAGACAAAGCTTTACCTTCCTACGCAAGACCAATTTTCTTAAGGATTGTCAAAGAATTAGAAATGACAAGtacatttaaattgaaaaaaattggcCTTCAAAATGAAGGATTTGATCCTAATAAGATTCAAGATAAAGTGTATTTCCGATCAGATAAAGAATATGTCGAAGTTACACCCGAGctatatcaaaaaattatatcgggATCTACCAAGTTGTAA
- the LOC124953739 gene encoding translation initiation factor eIF-2B subunit gamma, producing the protein MVICTEFQAIVLAGGKGSRMTELTAGQPKCLLPIGNKPMIWFSLQLLERSGFKECIIIVSESAKNDVSLLLDKLDLKIKMEIIGIQGAEDLGTADSIRLIHEKIHTDFLVLSCDLITDIDISETLNLYRKHNASITALMLPMFKISDEFVTPGPKNKQKPETDLMGIDNETGRLVFLASASDFEETINISQKILKKHTNFTMYSKLMDAHVYIINKWVLDFLVFNKNISTLKGELLPYIVTKQLSKPPKQCPEDKNTSMVQVNLKEDIFRFAVAKPLDELIRRMSAFNDHSTDLQEAYHDDIIRCYAHIMNNGFGLRANTIQMYHFANFKISDWSSSIIKSDLFLNTSSSATVKSTQVQNCSIDENAFIDEKTSLKVSHIGPNTIVETKTRILNSVIMGNVTIKQRCAIHNSILCNGSIIEEGTELKNCIVGAQHVVTSNSQHSREVLTEADRLIEI; encoded by the exons ATGGTTATTTGTACTGAATTTCAAGCAATTGTACTTGCTGGCGGAAAGGGTTCTCGTATGACAGAACTCACAGCTGGTCAACCAAAATGTTTATTACCTATTGGAAATAAACCAATGATTTGGTTTTCTCTACAGCTACTTGAACGTAGTGGATTTAAGGaatgtattataatagtatCAGAATCAGCGAAGAATGATGTATCGTTGTTGTTGgataaattagatttaaaaattaaaatggaaaTTATAGGAATACAAGGTGCAGAAGATCTTGGTACCGCAGATTCCATTAGACTTATTCATGAAAAAATTCACACAGATTTTTTAGTATTATCGTGTGATTTGATAACAGATATTGATATCTCTGAAACATTAAATCTATATAGAAAACATAATGCGAGTATTACAGCATTAATGTTACCAATGTTCAAAATATCAGATGAATTTGTTACTCCAGGAcctaaaaataaacaaaaaccaGAAACAGATCTAATGGGAATAGACAATGAGACTGGACGTTTAGTATTTTTGGCGTCGGCTTCAGATTTcgaagaaacaataaatatatcacaaaAAATTCTCAAGAAACATACCAATTTTACTATGTATTCTAAACTGATGGATGCACatgtgtatattattaataagtggGTTTTAGATTTTCTAGTATTTAATAA aaacaTTAGTACATTGAAAGGTGAACTTCTTCCATATATAGTTACTAAGCAATTATCAAAACCACCTAAGCAATGTCCAGAAGACAAAAATACTTCCATGGTACAGGTAAATttgaaagaagatatattcCGTTTTGCAGTTGCAAAACCATTAGACGAGTTAATAAGAAGAATGTCTGCATTTAATGACCACAGTACTGATTTACAAGAAGCTTATCATGATGATATAATTAGATGTTATGCTCACATTATGAATAATGGGTTTGGATTAAGAGCTAACACTATACAAATGTATCATTTTGCAAATTTTAag atatcGGATTGGTCGTCtagtattataaaatctgATCTATTCCTGAATACATCATCATCTGCTACTGTTAAAAGTACACAAGTTCAAAATTGTAGTATAGATGAAAATGCATTTATTGATGAAAAGACATCCCTGAAAGTTAGTCACATTGGTCCTAACACAATTGTTGAAACGAAAACCAGAATTTTAAATAGTGTTATAATGGGCAATGTAACTATAAAACAAAG ATGCGCAATACACAACAGTATTTTATGCAATGGATCTATCATCGAAGAAGGTaccgaattaaaaaattgtatagttGGAGCTCAACATGTTGTAACATCTAACAGTCAACATTCTCGAGAAGTATTAACTGAAGCTGACAGATTAATAGAGATTTAA